A window of Auraticoccus monumenti contains these coding sequences:
- a CDS encoding sugar phosphate isomerase/epimerase family protein, giving the protein MNAPAQPTRRPCVALSTSSAYPESTASGFELAGRLGYDAVEVMVGIDPVASDVDAVQKLRDFHQVPVVSVHAPTLLVTQRTWGSDAWEKLERSARAAAQLGADVVVVHPPFRWQRSYASQFEAGIRRLNEETGVLFCVENMYPWRTPRGGEFKAYMPGWDPTELDYEHLTLDLSHASTARVQSLDLAKAWGDRLRHVHLTDGSGSFKDEHLKPGYGDQRAAELLEHLRTTGYQGHVVLEVNSRSSGSRAQRELDLAESLAFTRVHLGQS; this is encoded by the coding sequence GTGAACGCCCCCGCCCAGCCGACCCGCCGCCCCTGCGTGGCCCTGTCCACGTCCTCGGCCTACCCGGAGTCCACGGCCAGCGGCTTCGAGCTGGCCGGACGGCTCGGCTACGACGCGGTCGAGGTGATGGTGGGGATCGACCCGGTCGCCTCCGACGTCGACGCGGTGCAGAAGCTCCGCGACTTCCACCAGGTGCCGGTGGTCTCGGTGCACGCCCCGACCCTGCTGGTCACCCAGCGCACCTGGGGCTCCGACGCCTGGGAGAAGCTGGAGCGCTCCGCCCGGGCGGCCGCCCAGCTCGGCGCCGACGTGGTCGTGGTGCACCCGCCGTTCCGCTGGCAGCGCAGCTACGCCTCCCAGTTCGAGGCCGGCATCCGCCGGCTCAACGAGGAGACCGGCGTGCTGTTCTGCGTGGAGAACATGTACCCCTGGCGCACCCCCCGTGGTGGGGAGTTCAAGGCCTACATGCCCGGCTGGGACCCCACCGAGCTGGACTACGAGCACCTGACCCTCGACCTCAGCCACGCCTCCACCGCCCGGGTGCAGTCCCTGGACCTGGCGAAGGCGTGGGGGGACCGGTTGCGCCACGTGCACCTGACCGACGGCAGCGGCTCGTTCAAGGACGAGCACCTCAAGCCCGGCTACGGCGACCAGCGGGCCGCCGAGCTGCTGGAGCACCTGCGGACCACCGGCTACCAGGGCCACGTCGTGCTCGAGGTCAACTCCCGCTCCTCGGGGAGCCGGGCCCAGCGCGAGCTCGACCTGGCCGAGTCCCTCGCCTTCACCCGGGTCCACCTGGGTCAGTCCTGA
- a CDS encoding Ppx/GppA phosphatase family protein, with product MRLGVLDVGSNTVHLLVVDARAGGAPVPASSHSTELRLAELLDGDALSEDGTATLVETVREAQQTAERTGCSRLLPFVTSALRDAENCDEVIERVERETGVALRVLSGEDESRWTFLAVRRWLGWSAGSLAVLDIGGGSLELAAGRDEDPDVAFSVPVGAGRMSRRFGPKHLAEMRTHVRAEIGGVIGDLLRAGPFERAVGTSKTFRSLARIAGAAPRSDGPYVHRSLRRDDVSEWVGRLAEMKADQRAELPGVSAGRARQILAGAVVAEAAMELAGFDEIDICPWALREGVILNYLDHLNGD from the coding sequence GGTGGTGGACGCCCGGGCCGGTGGCGCGCCCGTCCCGGCCAGCTCGCACTCCACCGAGCTGCGGCTGGCTGAGCTCCTCGACGGCGACGCGCTCAGCGAGGACGGCACCGCGACGCTGGTGGAGACCGTCCGGGAGGCCCAGCAGACCGCGGAGCGCACCGGCTGCTCGCGGCTGCTGCCCTTCGTCACCAGCGCGCTGCGCGACGCGGAGAACTGCGACGAGGTGATCGAGCGGGTCGAGCGGGAGACCGGCGTCGCGCTGCGGGTGCTGTCGGGGGAGGACGAGTCGCGCTGGACCTTCCTGGCCGTCCGGCGCTGGCTGGGGTGGTCGGCGGGCAGCCTGGCCGTGCTCGACATCGGCGGCGGGTCGCTGGAGCTGGCGGCCGGCCGCGACGAGGACCCCGACGTGGCCTTCTCGGTCCCGGTCGGGGCCGGACGGATGTCGCGCCGCTTCGGACCCAAGCACCTGGCCGAGATGCGCACCCACGTCCGCGCCGAGATCGGCGGGGTGATCGGGGACCTGCTCCGCGCCGGTCCCTTCGAGCGCGCGGTGGGGACGTCGAAGACCTTCCGCTCGCTGGCCCGGATCGCCGGGGCGGCCCCGCGCTCCGACGGGCCCTACGTGCACCGGTCGCTGCGCCGGGACGACGTCTCGGAGTGGGTGGGCCGGCTGGCGGAGATGAAGGCCGACCAGCGTGCCGAGCTGCCGGGTGTCTCGGCCGGGCGGGCCCGGCAGATCCTGGCCGGCGCGGTGGTGGCCGAGGCCGCGATGGAGCTCGCCGGGTTCGACGAGATCGACATCTGCCCGTGGGCCCTGCGCGAGGGCGTCATCCTCAACTACCTCGACCACCTCAACGGCGACTGA